Proteins co-encoded in one Kutzneria chonburiensis genomic window:
- a CDS encoding helix-turn-helix transcriptional regulator: MVSNRWIRTTVEEASAADCSGPFSRGEYAQIAGGDQATVTFRLSELGQAVVGEGVVDTDIRGACDELRDGYQVNLPLTGSFVASHRDAEVTATPGLAAVYHPEGDIALRRWTANCRLVYVKLARTAVDNALESMLGRPVATGLRLRPSLDVGTGPGKQWAALLSAANQHAHDGGLFGHPVVTAPYVESLLTGFLLATSHQHSAELHQVAAPALPKAVRIAIDIIEADPKAPLTVAHLAARAYVSVRALQLGFVRHTGLTPMSYLRTTRLRRVHEALLAADPADNRVQTIAAAWGFSHQGRFAALYRQKYGCSPSHTLNSAR; encoded by the coding sequence ATGGTGTCCAACCGCTGGATCCGCACCACGGTCGAGGAGGCGTCGGCCGCCGACTGCTCCGGCCCGTTCTCGCGCGGCGAGTACGCCCAGATCGCCGGCGGCGACCAGGCCACCGTCACGTTCCGGCTCAGCGAGCTCGGCCAGGCGGTGGTCGGTGAAGGCGTGGTCGACACCGACATCCGGGGCGCCTGCGACGAACTCCGGGACGGCTACCAGGTCAATCTGCCGCTGACCGGTTCTTTCGTGGCCAGCCACCGCGACGCCGAGGTGACGGCGACGCCGGGGCTGGCCGCCGTGTACCACCCCGAAGGCGACATCGCGCTGCGCCGATGGACGGCGAACTGCCGGCTGGTGTACGTGAAACTGGCGCGGACGGCCGTGGACAACGCCCTCGAGTCGATGCTGGGCCGGCCGGTGGCGACGGGCCTGCGGCTCCGGCCGAGCCTCGATGTCGGGACGGGGCCGGGAAAGCAGTGGGCGGCGCTGCTTTCCGCGGCCAACCAGCACGCGCACGACGGCGGCCTGTTCGGCCATCCCGTGGTCACCGCGCCGTACGTCGAGAGCCTGCTGACCGGGTTCCTGCTCGCGACCAGCCATCAGCACTCGGCGGAACTGCACCAGGTCGCCGCGCCCGCGCTGCCCAAGGCCGTCCGGATCGCGATCGACATCATCGAGGCCGATCCGAAAGCGCCGCTGACCGTGGCCCACCTGGCCGCCCGGGCCTATGTCAGCGTGCGTGCGCTCCAGTTGGGTTTCGTCCGGCACACCGGTCTGACGCCCATGTCCTACCTGCGCACCACGCGCCTTCGCCGCGTGCACGAAGCACTGCTGGCGGCCGATCCCGCCGACAACCGGGTGCAGACGATCGCCGCGGCGTGGGGCTTCAGCCATCAGGGCCGGTTCGCGGCCCTCTACCGGCAGAAATACGGCTGCTCGCCGTCACACACGCTCAATTCTGCCCGTTGA
- a CDS encoding lysophospholipid acyltransferase family protein, translating to MLYWVMKYVLLGPILRLFFRPRIEGLENVPETGGALLASNHLAVSDSFFLPLMVPRRITFPAKSDYFTQKGFKGALKRLFFEGVGQVPIDRSGAAAAQGALDTLVRLLKDGQLVGIYPEGTRSPDGRLYKGKTGMARVALEAGVPIIPVAMFGTDKANPIGSKMWYPHPIRVKIGKPLDFSRYAGLDGDRFIERSITDEVMYDLMELSGQEYVDIYAAKLKEAKPVTTPTQRVPADAAPADKVPS from the coding sequence GTGCTGTACTGGGTGATGAAGTACGTCCTGCTGGGCCCCATCCTCCGGCTGTTCTTCCGGCCGAGGATCGAGGGCCTTGAGAACGTGCCCGAGACGGGCGGTGCGCTGCTGGCCAGCAATCACCTCGCCGTGTCCGACTCGTTCTTCCTGCCGCTGATGGTGCCGCGCCGGATCACCTTCCCGGCCAAGAGCGACTACTTCACCCAGAAGGGGTTCAAGGGCGCGCTCAAGCGGCTGTTCTTCGAGGGCGTCGGCCAGGTGCCGATCGACCGCTCCGGCGCGGCGGCGGCCCAGGGCGCACTGGACACGCTGGTCCGGCTGCTCAAGGACGGCCAGCTGGTCGGCATCTATCCCGAGGGCACGCGCTCCCCGGACGGCCGCCTGTACAAGGGCAAGACCGGCATGGCCCGGGTGGCGCTGGAAGCGGGCGTGCCGATCATCCCGGTGGCCATGTTCGGCACCGACAAGGCCAATCCGATCGGCTCCAAGATGTGGTACCCGCACCCGATCCGCGTCAAGATCGGCAAGCCGCTGGACTTCTCCCGCTACGCGGGCCTGGACGGCGACCGCTTCATCGAGCGGTCCATCACCGACGAGGTGATGTACGACCTGATGGAGCTGTCCGGCCAGGAGTACGTGGACATCTACGCGGCCAAGCTCAAGGAGGCCAAGCCGGTCACCACGCCCACGCAGCGCGTGCCGGCCGACGCCGCGCCGGCCGACAAGGTGCCCAGCTGA
- a CDS encoding polyadenylate-specific 3'-exoribonuclease AS, whose translation MRFFYDCEFIEDGRTIDLVSIGVVDEEGREFYAVSTEFDPDRAGQWVRQNVLPKLPPPASPVWMSRGRMRQELLNFVSPNGESAELWAWFAAYDHVALAQLWGAMPELPRELPRFTRDLRQRWDDLGRPKLPQPPSDAHDALADARHNLARWKAMEAERLRRGNTVR comes from the coding sequence GTGCGGTTCTTCTACGACTGTGAGTTCATCGAGGACGGCCGGACCATCGACCTGGTGTCGATCGGTGTCGTCGACGAGGAAGGCCGCGAGTTCTACGCCGTGTCCACCGAGTTCGACCCGGACCGGGCCGGCCAGTGGGTCCGCCAGAACGTGCTGCCCAAGCTGCCGCCGCCGGCCAGCCCGGTGTGGATGAGCCGCGGCCGGATGCGCCAGGAGCTGCTGAACTTCGTCAGCCCCAACGGCGAGAGCGCGGAACTGTGGGCCTGGTTCGCGGCGTACGACCACGTGGCGCTGGCGCAGCTGTGGGGCGCGATGCCCGAGCTGCCCCGTGAACTGCCTCGTTTCACTCGCGACCTGCGGCAACGCTGGGACGACCTGGGCCGGCCCAAGCTGCCGCAGCCGCCGTCCGACGCCCACGACGCGCTGGCCGACGCGCGCCACAACCTGGCCCGGTGGAAGGCGATGGAGGCCGAGCGGCTGCGCCGCGGCAACACCGTGCGGTGA
- a CDS encoding 6-phosphofructokinase, translating into MRIGVLTGGGDCPGLNAVIRAVVRKGIEAHGWEVIGFRNGWRGPIEGLTKQLGLDEVEEILTRGGTILGSSRTNPYKEEGGVEKIREVLAQHKVDALVAIGGEDTLGVAKRLTDDGIPVVGVPKTIDNDLGSTDYTFGFDTAVHIATEALDRLRTTAESHHRALVVEVMGRHAGWIALHSGIAGGANVILVPERQFNVEKVVEWTQRRFERQYAPIIVVAEGAMPEGGAESLHNGEKDAFGHVRLGGIGQWLAEEIAERTGKESRAVVLGHVQRGGTPTAYDRVLATRFGLHAVDAIHDGDFGVMVALKGTDIVRVKLSEATAELKTVPEERLTEAEVFFG; encoded by the coding sequence ATGCGCATCGGTGTGCTGACCGGCGGTGGTGACTGCCCGGGCCTGAACGCGGTGATCAGGGCCGTTGTCCGCAAGGGCATCGAGGCTCACGGCTGGGAGGTCATCGGCTTCCGCAACGGCTGGCGCGGCCCGATCGAGGGACTGACCAAGCAGTTGGGCCTCGACGAGGTCGAGGAGATCCTGACCCGCGGCGGCACCATTCTCGGTTCCTCGCGCACCAACCCCTACAAGGAGGAAGGTGGCGTCGAGAAGATCCGCGAGGTGCTGGCCCAGCACAAGGTCGACGCGCTGGTCGCGATCGGCGGCGAGGACACGCTGGGCGTGGCCAAGCGGCTGACCGACGACGGCATCCCGGTGGTCGGCGTGCCCAAGACGATCGACAACGACCTGGGCTCCACCGACTACACCTTCGGCTTCGACACCGCGGTGCACATCGCCACCGAGGCGCTGGACCGCCTGCGCACGACCGCCGAGTCGCACCACCGCGCGCTGGTCGTCGAGGTCATGGGCCGCCACGCCGGCTGGATCGCCCTGCACTCGGGCATCGCCGGCGGCGCCAACGTGATCCTGGTGCCGGAGCGGCAGTTCAACGTCGAGAAGGTCGTCGAGTGGACGCAGCGGCGCTTCGAGCGCCAGTACGCGCCGATCATCGTGGTGGCCGAGGGCGCGATGCCCGAGGGCGGCGCCGAGTCGCTGCACAACGGTGAGAAGGACGCCTTCGGTCACGTCCGTCTCGGCGGCATCGGCCAGTGGCTGGCCGAGGAGATTGCCGAGCGCACCGGCAAGGAGTCCCGCGCGGTCGTGCTCGGCCACGTGCAGCGCGGCGGCACCCCGACCGCCTACGACCGCGTCCTGGCCACCCGGTTCGGCCTGCACGCGGTGGACGCCATCCACGACGGCGACTTCGGCGTGATGGTGGCGCTCAAGGGCACCGACATCGTGCGGGTCAAGCTGTCCGAGGCGACGGCCGAGCTCAAGACGGTTCCGGAGGAGCGTTTGACCGAGGCAGAGGTCTTCTTCGGCTGA
- a CDS encoding response regulator transcription factor translates to MSTPAAQHRILVVDDEHNIVNLLTTALKFVGFDVVSATNGRQALEQAVATRPDVIVLDVMLPDLDGFGVCTRLREAGIDAPVLFLTARDASEDKVHGLTLGGDDYVTKPFDLDELVARVNVLLKRGRTEKAPSNRLRVGHVELDQDTHEVWRGGELVRLSATEFQLLRYLMTNAGRVLSRAQILDQVWNYDFQGDSSIVETYVYYLRRKLDDQDNPLIHTVRGVGYLLRASTVPAGGR, encoded by the coding sequence GTGTCCACCCCCGCGGCCCAGCACCGCATCCTGGTCGTCGACGACGAGCACAACATCGTCAACCTGCTGACCACGGCGCTGAAGTTCGTCGGCTTCGACGTGGTCTCGGCGACCAACGGCCGGCAGGCGCTGGAGCAGGCCGTGGCCACCAGACCGGACGTCATCGTGCTCGACGTGATGCTGCCCGACCTGGACGGCTTCGGCGTGTGCACGCGGCTGCGGGAGGCCGGCATCGACGCGCCGGTGCTGTTCCTGACCGCGCGGGACGCCAGCGAGGACAAGGTGCACGGCCTGACCCTGGGCGGCGACGACTACGTGACCAAGCCGTTCGACCTGGACGAGCTGGTGGCGCGGGTGAACGTGCTGCTCAAGCGGGGCCGCACGGAGAAGGCGCCGAGCAACCGGCTGCGGGTCGGGCACGTCGAGCTGGACCAGGACACGCACGAGGTGTGGCGGGGCGGCGAGCTGGTGCGGCTGTCGGCCACCGAGTTCCAGCTGCTGCGCTATCTGATGACCAACGCCGGCCGGGTGCTGTCCCGGGCCCAGATCCTCGACCAGGTGTGGAACTACGACTTCCAGGGCGATTCCAGCATCGTCGAGACCTACGTCTACTACCTGCGGCGCAAGCTCGACGACCAGGACAACCCGCTGATCCACACCGTTCGCGGCGTCGGCTACCTGCTGCGGGCCTCCACCGTGCCGGCCGGGGGTCGGTGA
- a CDS encoding sensor histidine kinase: MVRWLRLRSLRSRLLVGVLAVTAAGLLTADVVGVFALSNYLYKRTDTQVMDALATFTPKVRPNGTVPIGQSNDDLCAITVLDPQGHVLHQYGAGKGLPIPPLDSVKSFAGQRSVVTVSGGEDFRIMVGTLPEGRYLMVSQSLRLSAATIYQLVAIEAVVTALALALAAVLALRVSRFVMRPLDRMTDTAELIADGEMSHRVDVADSPTEVARLGNSLNQMLGRLEHSFTQRQSAEDGLRQFVADASHELRTPLTSITGYAQLVRHGALNDPDALADAMRRVEDEARRMAALVDELLLLARLDQGRPLESSPVDLVALAEAAVGDARAADCARTVRLVADDGSHVVRGDRARLHQVLANLLANVRTHTPAGTASEVRISRHGEHEVIDVVDEGPGISAEQRDKVFERFYRGDASRSRSAGALADGSGLGLSIVAAIAAAHGGHAGVQASDHGAWLRVTLPATVAVDAPDPALTRQEVPSVL, encoded by the coding sequence ATGGTGCGCTGGCTGCGTCTGCGCTCGCTGCGCTCCCGACTGCTGGTCGGGGTGCTGGCGGTGACGGCGGCCGGCCTGCTCACGGCCGACGTGGTCGGCGTCTTCGCGTTGAGCAACTACCTCTACAAGCGCACCGACACGCAGGTGATGGACGCGCTGGCCACGTTCACGCCCAAGGTTCGGCCCAACGGCACGGTGCCGATCGGCCAGTCCAACGACGACCTGTGCGCGATCACCGTGCTCGATCCGCAGGGGCACGTGCTGCACCAGTACGGCGCGGGCAAGGGCCTGCCGATCCCGCCGCTGGACAGCGTGAAGTCCTTTGCCGGCCAGCGGTCCGTGGTCACGGTCAGCGGCGGCGAGGACTTCCGGATCATGGTCGGGACGCTGCCCGAGGGCCGCTACCTGATGGTGTCGCAGTCGCTGCGGCTGTCCGCCGCCACCATCTACCAGCTGGTGGCCATCGAGGCCGTGGTGACGGCGTTGGCGCTGGCCCTGGCGGCCGTGCTGGCCCTGCGGGTCAGCCGGTTCGTGATGCGGCCGCTCGACCGGATGACCGACACCGCCGAGCTGATCGCCGACGGCGAGATGTCGCACCGGGTCGACGTGGCCGACTCGCCGACCGAGGTGGCCCGGCTGGGCAACTCGCTCAACCAGATGCTGGGCCGGCTGGAGCACTCGTTCACGCAGCGGCAGTCGGCCGAGGACGGGCTGCGCCAGTTCGTCGCCGACGCCAGCCACGAACTGCGGACCCCGCTCACCTCGATCACCGGCTACGCCCAGCTGGTCCGGCACGGGGCGTTGAACGACCCGGACGCGCTGGCCGACGCGATGCGGCGGGTCGAGGACGAGGCGAGGCGGATGGCCGCCCTGGTCGACGAGCTGCTGCTGCTGGCCCGGCTGGACCAGGGCCGTCCGCTGGAGTCCAGCCCGGTGGACCTGGTCGCGCTGGCCGAGGCCGCCGTCGGCGACGCGCGGGCGGCCGACTGCGCGCGGACCGTGCGGCTGGTCGCCGACGACGGCTCGCACGTGGTCCGGGGCGACCGGGCCCGGCTGCACCAGGTGCTGGCCAACCTGCTGGCCAACGTGCGGACGCACACCCCGGCCGGCACGGCGTCCGAGGTGCGGATCAGCCGGCACGGCGAGCACGAGGTGATCGACGTGGTCGACGAGGGCCCGGGCATTTCGGCCGAGCAGCGGGACAAGGTGTTCGAGCGGTTCTACCGCGGCGACGCCTCCCGCAGCCGGTCGGCCGGGGCGCTGGCCGACGGCAGCGGGCTGGGGCTGAGCATCGTCGCCGCGATCGCCGCCGCGCACGGCGGTCACGCCGGCGTGCAGGCAAGTGACCACGGTGCGTGGTTGCGAGTCACGCTGCCGGCCACCGTGGCCGTCGATGCCCCCGATCCGGCTCTGACCAGGCAGGAAGTTCCCAGCGTCCTCTGA